One Fontisphaera persica DNA window includes the following coding sequences:
- a CDS encoding dicarboxylate/amino acid:cation symporter codes for MNPASHRLGRNILAALAVGLMAGIAAAWHGESHPAWLAQIQSFATAVLDPLGRIFLHLLFWAVVPLVFATLAQGVLQLGNVGGLGRLSWRVALLFAANMVIGVALGLVAMNWLAPGASLTAEARQQLLRDFTGAASATLETVAAEPMTSFRALVDIFLPRNLLKAVVEFQLLPLMLFALLVGAAGARLPEASRLRLHQALELITELMLRLVGWAMYLAPLAVPAMIFSTVVKAGLPVVNALLGFVLVCLGVMALHLFGTLSLWLKWLAGRSPWAFFKAIRTVLVTAFSTSSSSATLPASLAACRESLGVSAPVAGFVLPLGATLNMSGTALYEGCVVLFVAQVYGVPLSWGMQALLLVMTVLSAVAVAGIPGGSLPLIAGLLHTFGVPPEGLALVLGADRLLDMARTTVNVTADLVTATVVDRHWREFHPPGPL; via the coding sequence CGCCGCATGGCATGGGGAAAGCCATCCCGCCTGGCTGGCGCAAATCCAAAGCTTTGCCACCGCAGTTTTGGACCCCCTCGGCCGCATTTTTCTGCACCTGCTTTTCTGGGCTGTCGTGCCCCTGGTTTTTGCCACGCTCGCCCAAGGCGTGCTGCAACTGGGCAACGTGGGAGGATTGGGCCGGCTGAGCTGGCGCGTGGCCCTTCTGTTCGCCGCCAACATGGTGATTGGCGTGGCGTTGGGCCTGGTGGCCATGAACTGGCTGGCCCCCGGGGCCTCGCTCACCGCGGAAGCCCGCCAGCAATTGTTGCGCGATTTCACCGGCGCCGCCTCCGCCACCCTCGAAACGGTGGCCGCGGAGCCCATGACCAGTTTTCGCGCCCTGGTGGACATTTTCCTGCCCCGGAATCTGCTCAAAGCCGTGGTGGAATTTCAACTGCTGCCCCTCATGCTCTTCGCCCTGCTGGTCGGCGCGGCGGGAGCGCGTCTGCCCGAGGCCAGCCGGCTCCGGTTGCACCAGGCCCTGGAACTCATCACGGAGCTGATGCTCCGCCTGGTGGGCTGGGCCATGTATCTGGCGCCGCTGGCTGTGCCCGCCATGATTTTCAGCACGGTGGTCAAAGCAGGCCTGCCCGTGGTGAACGCCCTGCTGGGTTTCGTGCTGGTTTGCCTGGGGGTCATGGCGCTGCACCTGTTCGGCACCCTCTCTCTGTGGCTGAAATGGCTGGCCGGCCGGTCCCCGTGGGCTTTTTTCAAGGCCATTCGCACCGTCCTGGTGACCGCTTTCTCCACCAGCTCCAGCAGCGCCACCCTCCCGGCCAGTCTGGCGGCCTGCCGCGAGTCGCTGGGCGTCTCGGCGCCCGTGGCGGGCTTCGTGCTGCCACTGGGTGCCACGCTCAACATGAGCGGCACCGCCTTGTATGAGGGATGTGTGGTCCTGTTTGTGGCGCAGGTCTATGGCGTGCCGTTGTCCTGGGGGATGCAGGCGCTGCTGCTGGTCATGACCGTGCTCAGCGCCGTGGCCGTGGCCGGCATTCCTGGCGGTTCTTTGCCCTTGATTGCCGGCCTGTTGCACACCTTTGGGGTCCCGCCGGAGGGGCTGGCGCTGGTGTTGGGGGCAGACCGCCTGCTGGACATGGCCCGCACCACCGTCAATGTTACGGCTGATTTGGTGACCGCAACGGTGGTGGACCGACACTGGCGGGAATTCCATCCGCCTGGCCCGCTATAA
- a CDS encoding sigma-70 family RNA polymerase sigma factor, protein MSDSPTSRATTPATTGGGSPKPVDDLVLVRRAQRGDLDAFDQLVQRYQERIYAAIYHMTANHEDANDLAQETFIKAYRALPSFKGDATFFTWLYRIAVNKTLNFLRQRKNRLQLSLNDLDNQVENDPELVALISDKTPRRDIHLAELQEKLNKAMMKLSDTHRTVVTLHDIQGLPHEEIARIMDCNEGTVRSRLFYARQQLQAYLAEFLT, encoded by the coding sequence ATGAGCGATTCCCCCACGAGCCGGGCCACGACCCCCGCCACCACGGGCGGTGGCAGCCCCAAGCCAGTGGATGATTTGGTCTTGGTGCGGCGGGCGCAGCGGGGTGATTTGGACGCCTTTGATCAACTGGTGCAGCGCTATCAGGAGCGCATTTACGCGGCCATCTACCACATGACGGCCAATCACGAGGACGCCAATGACCTGGCCCAGGAGACATTTATCAAGGCTTATCGCGCGCTGCCGTCCTTCAAGGGGGATGCCACCTTTTTCACCTGGTTGTACCGGATTGCGGTCAACAAGACGCTGAATTTTCTGCGACAGCGCAAAAATCGCCTCCAGTTGAGCCTCAATGATTTGGATAACCAGGTGGAAAATGACCCTGAGCTGGTGGCGCTCATCTCGGATAAAACCCCCCGCCGGGACATTCATCTGGCCGAGTTGCAGGAAAAATTGAACAAGGCCATGATGAAATTGTCAGATACTCATAGAACGGTGGTCACGTTGCATGACATTCAAGGATTGCCGCACGAGGAGATCGCGCGGATCATGGATTGCAACGAGGGCACCGTGCGCTCGCGCCTGTTTTATGCGCGGCAACAACTGCAAGCCTATTTGGCCGAGTTTTTGACCTGA
- a CDS encoding polyprenyl synthetase family protein, whose protein sequence is MGPFLQEVSERLAAQVGAFDPEISAYAAEALQSQGKQLRPVLVGLSGRALGELTEAHVTAAVIIEMVHLATLVHDDVLDEAQMRRGQPTLAAHWGNDISVLVGDCLFAHALKLAASFPTTEVCRAVSAATNTVCAGEILQTRQRRNFNFSRDEYFKVVGMKTGELFALSCDMGAYLSRASAAQREALRAFGMALGTAYQVYDDCVDLFASEAEARKSLGTDLAKGKLTLPVLLLLERVEAAQRQKVQDWIEHWRPTRLQDLLQLMARYEALEGAQAAIQSGLQEAKAHLRQLPASPSRQGLEGLADLLAQQAAALRHPA, encoded by the coding sequence GTGGGCCCTTTTTTGCAGGAGGTGAGCGAGCGGCTGGCGGCGCAGGTGGGGGCGTTTGACCCGGAGATTTCGGCCTACGCCGCCGAGGCGCTGCAGAGCCAGGGCAAGCAGTTGCGTCCGGTTCTGGTGGGGTTGAGCGGGCGGGCCTTGGGGGAGTTGACCGAGGCGCATGTCACGGCGGCGGTTATTATTGAGATGGTGCATCTGGCCACGCTGGTGCATGACGATGTCCTGGATGAGGCGCAAATGCGCCGCGGGCAGCCCACACTGGCGGCCCATTGGGGCAATGATATTTCGGTGCTGGTAGGAGATTGTCTCTTTGCCCATGCCCTGAAATTGGCGGCCAGTTTTCCCACCACGGAAGTTTGCCGGGCGGTTTCCGCCGCCACCAACACGGTTTGCGCGGGCGAGATTTTGCAGACGCGGCAACGGCGCAACTTTAATTTTTCGCGGGATGAATACTTCAAAGTGGTGGGGATGAAGACCGGCGAGTTGTTTGCGCTCTCGTGTGACATGGGAGCGTATTTGAGTCGGGCTTCAGCAGCCCAGCGCGAGGCGTTGCGGGCATTTGGCATGGCGCTGGGAACGGCCTACCAGGTGTATGATGACTGCGTGGATTTGTTTGCTTCGGAGGCCGAGGCGCGGAAATCCTTGGGCACGGATTTGGCCAAGGGGAAATTGACCCTGCCCGTGTTGCTCCTCCTCGAGCGGGTGGAGGCCGCGCAGCGGCAAAAGGTGCAGGATTGGATTGAGCACTGGCGGCCGACGCGGTTGCAGGATTTGTTGCAGTTAATGGCCCGCTATGAAGCGCTGGAGGGGGCCCAGGCGGCCATTCAATCGGGATTGCAGGAGGCCAAGGCGCATTTGCGGCAGTTGCCGGCTTCGCCCAGCCGTCAAGGGTTGGAAGGGCTGGCCGATTTGCTGGCGCAACAGGCCGCGGCCCTGCGGCATCCGGCATAA